The following are encoded in a window of Brevibacillus sp. DP1.3A genomic DNA:
- the pepF gene encoding oligoendopeptidase F, translating into MKTRQTRDQVAVDYTWNLNDLFESQEAWEQELVEIIQHLPVVTAFKGQLHTSGETLLACLEANEAINVRANIAATYARLRSSEDGTNPQNQANSARVGDVLSQLNAALSFIPSEILALPEGKIESFLKVEPGLEIFRKSLNDLLETKPYRLSAETEEAFAAMGEVFSAPYNIYARGKLSDMSFAPVHDGEGNERPVSFALFETDYEMSSDTALRRASYESFSKTLASYQNSFAAVYATEVKKQTVMSRLRGYETVTDMLLKPQQVTLDMYHNILDIIGNELAPHMRRYAKLKAKELGLEKLAFCDLKAPLDPEFSPPITIEEAGQKILASLQVMGPEYTAIMEKALNERWIDYVDNVGKSTGAFCSTTYSKHSYILITWSGNMRSAFTLAHELGHCGHFMLATREQSFTNSRPSLYFIEAPSTLNELLLAQHIVEQSDDPRLKRWVILQLMNTYYHNFVTHLLEARMQRKVYEAAQKDVPLTAKQLSEWKGQVLADFWGDAVDLDAAASLTWMRQPHYYMGLYPYTYAAGLTASTAMAASIKQEGQPAVDRWIEVLKAGGTLTPLELMKKAGVDMADPQPIREAVAYVGSLVDELERLF; encoded by the coding sequence GTGAAGACAAGACAGACACGTGATCAAGTCGCTGTCGATTATACGTGGAACCTGAACGATCTGTTTGAGAGCCAGGAAGCGTGGGAGCAAGAATTAGTAGAAATTATACAGCATCTGCCTGTCGTCACTGCATTCAAAGGTCAGCTGCATACGAGTGGAGAGACGTTGTTGGCATGTTTGGAGGCAAACGAGGCGATCAATGTTCGGGCGAATATCGCAGCGACGTATGCCAGACTGCGGTCGTCTGAAGACGGGACGAATCCACAAAACCAAGCGAACTCTGCACGGGTAGGGGATGTATTGTCCCAGCTGAACGCTGCGCTTTCTTTTATACCTTCCGAGATTTTGGCTTTGCCTGAAGGAAAAATCGAGAGCTTCTTGAAGGTAGAACCAGGACTCGAAATTTTCCGCAAAAGCTTGAATGATTTGCTGGAAACAAAGCCGTACCGACTGTCTGCCGAGACGGAAGAAGCGTTTGCGGCGATGGGCGAGGTTTTCTCGGCACCATACAACATATATGCACGCGGAAAGCTTTCGGACATGTCATTTGCACCCGTCCATGATGGCGAGGGAAATGAACGTCCAGTATCCTTCGCGCTATTTGAGACCGATTATGAAATGTCGTCCGATACAGCGCTGCGCCGTGCTTCGTACGAATCTTTCTCGAAGACACTCGCTTCATACCAAAACTCCTTCGCTGCGGTATACGCGACAGAGGTGAAAAAACAAACCGTCATGTCTCGTCTGCGTGGCTATGAGACCGTAACGGACATGCTGCTTAAGCCACAGCAAGTTACACTGGATATGTACCACAACATCCTGGATATCATCGGGAATGAACTCGCTCCGCACATGCGACGCTATGCGAAGCTCAAAGCAAAAGAGCTCGGCCTCGAAAAACTTGCCTTTTGCGATTTGAAGGCACCGCTTGATCCAGAATTCAGCCCGCCGATTACGATTGAAGAAGCTGGGCAAAAGATATTGGCATCCTTGCAAGTGATGGGACCAGAGTACACAGCGATTATGGAAAAAGCACTGAATGAACGCTGGATCGACTATGTAGACAACGTGGGCAAATCGACAGGTGCTTTCTGCTCAACGACATACAGCAAGCACTCTTACATTCTCATTACGTGGTCAGGAAATATGCGTAGTGCTTTCACGCTGGCTCATGAGCTGGGGCATTGCGGACATTTTATGCTGGCGACAAGGGAGCAAAGCTTTACGAACTCTCGTCCATCGCTGTACTTTATCGAAGCGCCTTCTACACTCAATGAGCTCTTGCTCGCGCAGCACATCGTGGAGCAATCCGACGATCCTCGTCTGAAGCGTTGGGTCATTTTGCAATTGATGAACACGTATTACCACAACTTTGTCACGCATCTGCTAGAAGCGAGAATGCAACGAAAAGTGTACGAAGCAGCGCAAAAAGACGTGCCATTGACTGCCAAACAGCTCTCCGAATGGAAAGGGCAAGTGCTCGCAGACTTCTGGGGTGATGCCGTTGATCTGGACGCTGCCGCGAGTCTTACATGGATGCGCCAACCGCATTATTACATGGGGCTGTATCCGTACACTTACGCAGCTGGTTTGACCGCTTCTACAGCAATGGCAGCGAGCATCAAGCAAGAGGGACAGCCTGCCGTTGATCGTTGGATCGAGGTGCTTAAAGCCGGGGGAACACTAACGCCGCTGGAGCTAATGAAAAAAGCTGGCGTGGATATGGCAGATCCGCAGCCAATCCGCGAGGCTGTCGCATATGTCGGCAGTCTGGTTGACGAGCTGGAAAGACTGTTTTAA
- a CDS encoding aminopeptidase: MSFESLFDRYADLAVKVGVNVQPMQTLVVTAPLSTAPFVRKVAKKAYEAGAKHVHIEWTDDELTRMKYDLAPEEAFREYPQWKVQGLEEMAENGAAFLYISAANPDLLKGVSLDRISTANKTAGQALHKFRSYTMSDKVSWCVLAVPSPAWAAMVFPHLPQEEQELALWDAIFRATRADMDDPVQAWHDHHATLNSKVDQLNAKQYRYLHYEAPGTSLTIELPSNHIWIGGGSVNKDGASFMANMPTEEVFTAPLKEGVNGTVRSTKPLSYHGNLIENFTLTFEKGRIVSATAEKGEESLKQLIETDEGSHYLGEVALVPHLSPISQSDIIFYNTLFDENASNHLAIGNAYSVNIEGGADMSNEELASRGINISLTHVDFMIGSAEMNIDGETADGKREPLFRNGNWA; this comes from the coding sequence ATGTCTTTTGAGTCCTTGTTTGACCGTTACGCTGATCTCGCTGTAAAAGTCGGCGTGAACGTACAACCTATGCAAACGTTAGTAGTAACAGCTCCGCTATCTACTGCTCCTTTTGTGAGAAAGGTAGCCAAAAAAGCGTATGAAGCGGGTGCCAAGCACGTACATATTGAGTGGACCGACGATGAACTCACACGGATGAAATATGATTTGGCTCCTGAAGAAGCGTTTCGTGAATACCCGCAATGGAAGGTACAGGGATTAGAGGAAATGGCGGAAAATGGCGCGGCATTTCTTTACATTTCTGCAGCGAATCCCGATTTGCTGAAGGGTGTAAGTCTTGACCGCATTTCTACTGCCAACAAAACAGCTGGTCAAGCTCTCCATAAATTCCGCAGCTATACCATGTCCGATAAAGTGAGCTGGTGCGTGCTTGCAGTTCCATCACCTGCATGGGCCGCTATGGTCTTCCCGCATTTGCCACAAGAGGAACAGGAGCTTGCCCTGTGGGATGCGATCTTCCGCGCCACTCGCGCAGATATGGATGACCCTGTCCAAGCTTGGCATGACCATCATGCGACACTGAACAGCAAGGTGGATCAGCTCAATGCCAAACAGTACCGCTACCTTCATTACGAAGCTCCTGGTACCAGCCTGACGATTGAGCTTCCTTCCAATCACATTTGGATTGGCGGCGGAAGCGTAAATAAAGACGGTGCCTCCTTCATGGCCAATATGCCGACAGAAGAAGTATTCACCGCGCCATTAAAAGAAGGCGTCAACGGAACCGTTCGCAGCACCAAGCCTTTGAGCTATCATGGGAATTTGATCGAGAATTTTACGCTGACTTTTGAAAAAGGAAGAATTGTCTCGGCAACTGCTGAAAAGGGAGAAGAATCCCTAAAGCAATTAATTGAAACAGATGAAGGCTCGCATTATTTGGGGGAAGTGGCATTGGTTCCTCATCTGTCCCCTATCTCACAATCAGATATCATTTTCTATAACACCCTCTTTGATGAGAATGCGTCCAACCACTTGGCGATCGGTAACGCTTATAGTGTGAATATTGAAGGTGGCGCTGACATGAGCAATGAAGAACTAGCTAGCCGCGGTATCAATATCAGCCTCACTCACGTCGATTTCATGATTGGTTCCGCCGAGATGAACATTGATGGAGAAACAGCTGACGGCAAGCGTGAACCACTCTTCCGCAACGGAAATTGGGCTTGA
- the cdaS gene encoding sporulation-specific diadenylate cyclase CdaS gives MLEVNCDTSSLKAELLQELRGISVTLDESIHALKDENECVLGTFDQIRTKFSRLETVAASFYLQCYLSPYTEKYLDLSKAVQHLAKRRQGALIVVEREDPLDLLLQAGIPIGATMSHSLLESIFYPGSPLHDGAVLIRENHIVSAANVLPLSQVVVGEKKLGTRHRAALGLSEKSDALIVVVSEETGKASFAMQGHLYPIISPS, from the coding sequence ATGCTGGAAGTTAATTGTGATACATCATCGCTGAAGGCTGAATTGCTGCAAGAGCTGAGGGGAATATCCGTTACGTTGGATGAGAGCATACATGCGTTAAAAGATGAAAACGAATGTGTGCTCGGGACGTTTGATCAAATACGGACGAAGTTTAGCCGACTCGAAACAGTAGCAGCCTCCTTTTATTTACAATGCTATCTCTCACCCTATACGGAAAAATATCTGGATTTATCCAAGGCTGTGCAGCACTTGGCCAAAAGGCGCCAAGGAGCATTGATTGTCGTTGAGCGTGAGGACCCGCTTGATCTGCTGTTGCAAGCAGGCATACCGATTGGGGCCACGATGAGCCATTCCTTGCTGGAATCGATCTTTTATCCTGGCAGCCCTTTGCATGATGGGGCCGTCCTGATTCGGGAAAATCATATCGTTTCCGCAGCCAATGTACTGCCATTGTCACAGGTTGTGGTCGGGGAAAAAAAACTGGGAACCAGACATCGTGCTGCTTTGGGCTTGAGTGAGAAAAGCGATGCGCTGATCGTTGTGGTCTCTGAGGAAACAGGGAAAGCGTCCTTTGCCATGCAGGGACACTTGTATCCGATTATTTCCCCTTCATGA